The Acinonyx jubatus isolate Ajub_Pintada_27869175 chromosome D1, VMU_Ajub_asm_v1.0, whole genome shotgun sequence genome includes a window with the following:
- the LOC106979527 gene encoding olfactory receptor 5B12-like — MENISEVVEFILVGLTDALEMQVPLFTIFTIIYLLILVGNIGMIVLILLDSHLHTPMYFFLSNLSLVDCVYASAVTPKVMVGFLTGDKIISYNACAAQMFFFSAFATIESFLLASMAFDRHAAVCKPLRYTTTMTSAMCTLLATGSYICGLLQSSIHVAFTFHLSFCHSNVINHFFCDIPPMLSLSCSDIYMNEIVLFTLAAFNVFFTLLVILNSYLFIFIAILRMRSVQVQKKAFSTCASHLTTVSIFYGTIIFTYLQPSSSHSMDTDKMASVFYTMVIPMLNPLVYSLRNKEVKGAFQKVVGKAKSSLGLAY, encoded by the coding sequence ATGGAGAACATTTCAGAGGTGGTGGAATTCATTCTTGTGGGGCTCACAGATGCCCTGGAGATGCAGGTCCCTTTGTTTACCATCTTCACTATCATTTACCTCCTCATTCTGGTTGGGAACATTGGAATGATCGTGTTGATTCTGTTGGACTCTCATCTCCACactcccatgtacttcttcctcagcAACCTCTCCCTCGTGGACTGCGTTTATGCCTCGGCTGTCACTCCCAAGGTAATGGTGGGGTTTCTCACAGGAGATAAGATCATATCCTACAATGCATGTGCTGCGCAGATGTTCTTCTTCTCAGCCTTTGCCACTATTGAAAGTTTCCTTCTGGCCTCAATGGCCTTTGACCGCCATGCAGCCGTGTGCAAACCCTTGCGTTACACCACCACCATGACAAGTGCTATGTGTACCTTACTGGCCACTGGATCCTACATCTGTGGACTCTTGCAgtcttccatccatgttgccttCACTTTCCACCTCTCTTTCTGTCATTCCAATGTAATTAATCACTTTTTCTGTGACATTCCCCcaatgctgtctctctcttgctctgataTCTACATGAATGAGATTGTGCTCTTCACATTGGCAGCGTTCAATGTCTTTTTCACCCTCTTGGTTATCTTGAACTcttatctgttcatttttattgctatcCTGAGGATGCGCTCAGTTCAGGTGCAGAAGAAGGCTTTCTCCACCTGTGCATCCCACCTTACCACTGTTTCCATCTTCTACGGGACAATCATCTTCACGTACTTACAGCCAAGTTCTAGTCATTCCATGGACACAGACAAAATGGCATCCGTGTTCTACACCATGGTCATCCCCATGCTGAACCCTTTGGTCTACAGCCTAAGGAACAAAGAGGTCAAGGGTGCATTTCAGAAAGTGGTTGGAAAAGCAAAGTCTTCATTGGGTTTAGCCTACTAA